A window from Salvia miltiorrhiza cultivar Shanhuang (shh) chromosome 2, IMPLAD_Smil_shh, whole genome shotgun sequence encodes these proteins:
- the LOC131010598 gene encoding uncharacterized protein LOC131010598 isoform X2 codes for MAERRRLILRNFLSPEICKELEFIHKSCCTIGYRPNVFSTTLSHLIATNSPHLIMPFVPIRERLKEKVEEYFGCEYELFVEFTGLISWCKGASIGWHSDDNRDHLKQRDFSSCWKSTYNEFGNRLSCISDSTLCLGTIAYTEVKAVCYLNNYEVDFLGGLFHFQDGEPSTIAPMAGISEGERITLALWFSRDASHDEDANLLKSLSNCSLSSHICSIASCFPMLASSNMYWFPPEEASRFQTGFNICSARLYTLGFNVCFSDNPDKECHLAARDSCSIYLKLLEEPLNLTYGDELVTRGFVNILHALQVVQFYYWKASELETTESIDTVPLSELQQQTITRLRAVLLKDLQLAETLVGCINGSISQRPLERLRYSFSAVVCEWEAYTLKLRNELVMSLPFWRAHHFIFSTANLH; via the exons ATGGCGGAGCGCCGCCGGCTAATCCTTAGGAATTTCCTCTCACCGGAAATCTGCAAG GAATTGGAGTTCATACACAAAAGCTGTTGCACAATTGGGTACAGGCCCAATGTCTTCTCCACCACTCTCTCCCATCTCATCGCCACCAACTCTCCCCATCTCATCATGCCCTTCGTCCCCATTCGAG AGAGGTTGAAGGAAAAAGTGGAGGAATATTTTGGATGTGAGTACGAATTGTTTGTGGAGTTCACTGGGCTCATTAG CTGGTGCAAGGGAGCTAGCATTGGATGGCATAGTGATGACAACAGAGATCATCTCAAACAAAGGGATTTCTCG AGCTGTTGGAAGAGTACATATAACGAATTTGGAAATAGATTGAGTTGCATTTCGGACTCAACACTGTGTCTGGGAACCATTGCATATACTGAAGTTAAG GCTGTTTGCTACTTGAATAATTATGAGGTGGATTTCCTAGGAGGTCTGTTTCACTTCCAGGATGGGGAACCCTCAACAATTGCACCTATGGCTGGG ATTAGTGAAGGAGAAAGAATTACCCTTGCTTTGTGGTTTAGCCGTGATGCTTCTCATGATGAGGATGCTAATCTCCTAAAATCTCTTTCCAACTGTTCGCTAAGCAGTCACATCTGCTCGATTGCATCTTGTTTTCCTATGCTAGCATCAAGTAATATGTACTGGTTTCCTCCTGAAGAAGCTTCAAGATTCCAGACAGGATTCAACATATGCTCTGCAAGATTATATACTCTTGGATTCAATGTTTGTTTCTCCGACAACCCTGACAAAGAATGTCACCTCGCAGCAAGAGATTCATGTTCCATATATCTGAAATTATTGGAGGAGCCTTTGAATTTGACATATGGAGATGAATTAGTAACAAGGGGATTTGTCAACATATTGCATGCCCTTCAG GTGGTACAGTTTTACTATTGGAAGGCTTCAGAGTTGGAGACGACTGAATCTATCGATACAGTGCCGCTGTCTGAATTGCAGCAACAGACGATTACTCGCCTGAGAGCCGTGCTTCTCAAGGATCTTCAACTCGCAGAAACACTTGTCGGATGTATCAACGGTAGCATCTCGCAAAGGCCACTCGAGAGGTTAAGGTACAGTTTTTCTGCTGTAGTTTGTGAGTGGGAAGCTTATACCTTAAAGCTGCGCAATGAACTTGTTATGAGCTTACCATTTTGGAGAGCACATCATTTTATTTTCTCCACAGCTAATCTTCATTGA
- the LOC131010598 gene encoding uncharacterized protein LOC131010598 isoform X3, with the protein MAERRRLILRNFLSPEICKELEFIHKSCCTIGYRPNVFSTTLSHLIATNSPHLIMPFVPIRERLKEKVEEYFGCEYELFVEFTGLISWCKGASIGWHSDDNRDHLKQRDFSAVCYLNNYEVDFLGGLFHFQDGEPSTIAPMAGDVVIYTADERNIHSVSEISEGERITLALWFSRDASHDEDANLLKSLSNCSLSSHICSIASCFPMLASSNMYWFPPEEASRFQTGFNICSARLYTLGFNVCFSDNPDKECHLAARDSCSIYLKLLEEPLNLTYGDELVTRGFVNILHALQVVQFYYWKASELETTESIDTVPLSELQQQTITRLRAVLLKDLQLAETLVGCINGSISQRPLERLRYSFSAVVCEWEAYTLKLRNELVMSLPFWRAHHFIFSTANLH; encoded by the exons ATGGCGGAGCGCCGCCGGCTAATCCTTAGGAATTTCCTCTCACCGGAAATCTGCAAG GAATTGGAGTTCATACACAAAAGCTGTTGCACAATTGGGTACAGGCCCAATGTCTTCTCCACCACTCTCTCCCATCTCATCGCCACCAACTCTCCCCATCTCATCATGCCCTTCGTCCCCATTCGAG AGAGGTTGAAGGAAAAAGTGGAGGAATATTTTGGATGTGAGTACGAATTGTTTGTGGAGTTCACTGGGCTCATTAG CTGGTGCAAGGGAGCTAGCATTGGATGGCATAGTGATGACAACAGAGATCATCTCAAACAAAGGGATTTCTCG GCTGTTTGCTACTTGAATAATTATGAGGTGGATTTCCTAGGAGGTCTGTTTCACTTCCAGGATGGGGAACCCTCAACAATTGCACCTATGGCTGGG GATGTTGTAATATACACAGCAGATGAAAGAAATATTCACTCTGTTAGTGAG ATTAGTGAAGGAGAAAGAATTACCCTTGCTTTGTGGTTTAGCCGTGATGCTTCTCATGATGAGGATGCTAATCTCCTAAAATCTCTTTCCAACTGTTCGCTAAGCAGTCACATCTGCTCGATTGCATCTTGTTTTCCTATGCTAGCATCAAGTAATATGTACTGGTTTCCTCCTGAAGAAGCTTCAAGATTCCAGACAGGATTCAACATATGCTCTGCAAGATTATATACTCTTGGATTCAATGTTTGTTTCTCCGACAACCCTGACAAAGAATGTCACCTCGCAGCAAGAGATTCATGTTCCATATATCTGAAATTATTGGAGGAGCCTTTGAATTTGACATATGGAGATGAATTAGTAACAAGGGGATTTGTCAACATATTGCATGCCCTTCAG GTGGTACAGTTTTACTATTGGAAGGCTTCAGAGTTGGAGACGACTGAATCTATCGATACAGTGCCGCTGTCTGAATTGCAGCAACAGACGATTACTCGCCTGAGAGCCGTGCTTCTCAAGGATCTTCAACTCGCAGAAACACTTGTCGGATGTATCAACGGTAGCATCTCGCAAAGGCCACTCGAGAGGTTAAGGTACAGTTTTTCTGCTGTAGTTTGTGAGTGGGAAGCTTATACCTTAAAGCTGCGCAATGAACTTGTTATGAGCTTACCATTTTGGAGAGCACATCATTTTATTTTCTCCACAGCTAATCTTCATTGA
- the LOC131010600 gene encoding protein NLP5-like — protein sequence MLVAMEEGVLPLSNILSSEADALDFDYMDELLLEGCWLEANGSSEIPHFDCLTPISPFEPSFSWPALDSNNGEPLEEERKRSSFPENLSISPLVDTSVEGKRWWIGPRASLSVMERLIHAVGFMKSLSGNKDVLIQVWVPVTRGGRRVLTTNNQPFSLDLNCPKLAHYREISVNFLFPADEDSMEVVGLPGRVYRNKAPEWTPDVRFFSWEEYPRVAHAHQYDVRGTLAVPILQQGSCDCLGVIEVILTKQKIQYRPELESVCKALEAVDLRSPELSSTQKAAKACDLSYQAALPEIIEVLRSACETHGLPLAQTWVPCVVQGNRGCWSSDENTKNCVAPVESACYIGDSRIKGFHEACYEYHLLKGQGIVGTAFQTNEPCFSPDVSACSKADYPLSHHARMFGLKAAVAIRLRSTCTGPADFVLEFFLPTNCNSPDEHRKMLTSVSTIIQNVCTTLRVVTDKELKEEAAFSKPLAESSEIRLGQPDSDSKQGVAFVANTSASCHSSSLYMNKTGEKRRIKAEKTITLEVLRQHFAGSLKDAARNLGVCPTTLKRICRQNGIQRWPSRKIKKVGHSLQKIQRVIDSVQGASADLQIGSFYSNFPELASPNASRTTQFSNSTLADDNLNLKPSEAQPESSVLAPPPTASLSPSSSCSQSSGSSQCCSSGAQPLSVGGQDNASLKDEAANKVLKRTRSDANLHLWNDEAKPPPRSHSHVSLSWPDRQGCALPAGDDNGQKSRERDGPRIKVTYGEDTIRFRMESNWRYKDLLHEISRRFGVDNAGGYHLKYLDDDAEWVLLTCDADLEECVDVCYATRSQTIRLAFLHDSQSQIARSFSIRGTSL from the exons ATGTTAGTAGCAATGGAGGAAGGTGTTCTTCCTCTGAGTAATATCCTGAGCAGTGAAGCTGATGCCTTAGATTTTGATTACATGGATGAACTGTTGTTGGAGGGGTGTTGGTTGGAGGCGAATGGATCTTCGGAAATCCCACATTTTGATTGCCTGACTCCGATTTCCCCCTTTGAGCCGTCCTTCTCCTGGCCTGCACTCGACTCCAACAATGGCGAACCACTCGAGGAGGAGAGGAAGAGATCATCTTTCCCTGAGAATCTATCCATCAGTCCCTTGGTCGACACCTCTGTTGAGGGCAAGAGGTGGTGGATCGGACCACGAGCTTCGTTGTCAGTGATGGAGAGGTTGATTCACGCAGTGGGTTTCATGAAGAGCCTGTCGGGAAACAAGGACGTCCTTATCCAAGTATGGGTGCCGGTTACGAGAGGAGGCAGGCGCGTGCTCACCACCAACAACCAACCTTTCTCCCTCGACCTCAACTGCCCCAAGCTGGCTCATTACAGAGAGATCTCCGTCAACTTCCTCTTCCCTGCCGATGAGGATTCCATGGAGGTGGTGGGGCTGCCTGGCCGGGTGTACCGGAATAAGGCCCCCGAGTGGACTCCTGATGTCCGTTTCTTCTCGTGGGAGGAGTACCCTCGAGTTGCCCACGCGCACCAATATGATGTTCGAGGCACTCTTGCTGTCCCCATTCTTCAACAAGGCAGTTGCGATTGTTTGGGCGTCATTGAAGTCATCTTGACCAAACAGAAGATCCAATACCGTCCAGAACTCGAGAGTGTCTGCAAAGCTCTTGAG GCTGTAGATCTGAGGAGTCCTGAGCTTTCGAGCACTCAAAAGGCGGCTAAG GCGTGTGATTTATCTTACCAAGCTGCATTGCCCGAAATTATCGAGGTTTTGAGATCCGCGTGTGAAACTCATGGGCTGCCCTTGGCTCAGACGTGGGTGCCCTGCGTCGTGCAAGGCAACCGAGGGTGTTGGAGCTCGGACGAGAACACGAAAAACTGTGTTGCGCCCGTGGAATCCGCTTGCTACATAGGTGATTCTCGCATCAAGGGGTTCCACGAGGCCTGCTACGAGTACCACTTGTTGAAAGGTCAAGGTATAGTCGGGACAGCGTTTCAGACGAACGAGCCTTGTTTCTCGCCTGATGTGTCCGCGTGTAGCAAGGCGGATTACCCTCTGTCTCACCACGCAAGGATGTTCGGACTGAAAGCTGCAGTCGCAATACGTTTGAGGAGCACTTGTACTGGTCCGGCCGACTTCGTCTTGGAGTTCTTCCTCCCCACAAACTGCAACAGCCCGGACGAGCACAGGAAGATGCTTACTTCTGTGTCTACGATCATCCAGAACGTCTGCACCACTTTACGCGTTGTCACTGACAAAGAGTTGAAAGAGGAAGCTGCATTCTCGAAGCCGTTGGCAGAATCCTCAGAGATTAGGTTAGGCCAGCCCGATTCCGATTCAAAACAAGGCGTGGCGTTTGTTGCAAACACCTCTGCATCATGCCACAGTAGCTCGCTGTATATGAATAAAACGGGAGAGAAGAGACGAATCAAAGCCGAGAAAACTATTACCCTCGAGGTTCTCAGGCAACACTTTGCCGGAAGCCTCAAAGATGCTGCAAGAAATCTTGGTG TTTGTCCCACGACGTTGAAGAGGATATGCAGGCAAAACGGGATACAGCGTTGGCCCTCTCGGAAGATCAAGAAGGTCGGCCACTCCTTACAGAAGATCCAACGTGTGATCGACTCTGTTCAGGGGGCCTCTGCCGATTTGCAGATCGGATCTTTCTACTCCAACTTCCCGGAGTTGGCATCCCCGAACGCCTCAAGAACGACTCAGTTCTCAAACTCCACGTTGGCTGACGACAATCTCAATCTCAAGCCCTCCGAGGCACAGCCGGAGAGCAGCGTTTTGGCACCCCCACCCACTGCATCTCTATCTCCTTCCTCGTCTTGCAGCCAGAGCTCCGGCTCGAGCCAGTGCTGCTCCAGCGGGGCGCAACCCTTGAGCGTTGGAGGCCAAGACAACGCGTCTCTTAAGGACGAAGCAGCCAACAAGGTGCTCAAGAGAACTCGAAGTGATGCAAATCTACACTTGTGGAATGATGAAGCTAAGCCCCCCCCGAGGTCCCACAGCCACGTGTCATTGTCTTGGCCGGATAGGCAGGGATGCGCCCTTCCTGCAGGAGACGACAATGGCCAGAAATCTCGAGAGAGGGATGGCCCGAGGATCAAGGTTACGTATGGAGAAGACACGATCAGGTTCCGCATGGAGAGCAACTGGAGATACAAAGACTTGTTGCACGAGATCTCTAGGCGATTCGGGGTGGACAATGCAGGTGGCTACCACCTCAAATATCTGGACGACGACGCAGAGTGGGTGCTGCTGACATGCGACGCCGATCTAGAAGAGTGTGTCGACGTATGCTACGCAACACGAAGCCAGACGATCAGGCTCGCCTTCCTTCATGATTCACAGTCACAGATTGCTAGGTCTTTCAGCATTAGAGGTACAAGTTTGTAG
- the LOC131010598 gene encoding uncharacterized protein LOC131010598 isoform X4, with protein MAERRRLILRNFLSPEICKELEFIHKSCCTIGYRPNVFSTTLSHLIATNSPHLIMPFVPIRERLKEKVEEYFGCEYELFVEFTGLISWCKGASIGWHSDDNRDHLKQRDFSAVCYLNNYEVDFLGGLFHFQDGEPSTIAPMAGISEGERITLALWFSRDASHDEDANLLKSLSNCSLSSHICSIASCFPMLASSNMYWFPPEEASRFQTGFNICSARLYTLGFNVCFSDNPDKECHLAARDSCSIYLKLLEEPLNLTYGDELVTRGFVNILHALQVVQFYYWKASELETTESIDTVPLSELQQQTITRLRAVLLKDLQLAETLVGCINGSISQRPLERLRYSFSAVVCEWEAYTLKLRNELVMSLPFWRAHHFIFSTANLH; from the exons ATGGCGGAGCGCCGCCGGCTAATCCTTAGGAATTTCCTCTCACCGGAAATCTGCAAG GAATTGGAGTTCATACACAAAAGCTGTTGCACAATTGGGTACAGGCCCAATGTCTTCTCCACCACTCTCTCCCATCTCATCGCCACCAACTCTCCCCATCTCATCATGCCCTTCGTCCCCATTCGAG AGAGGTTGAAGGAAAAAGTGGAGGAATATTTTGGATGTGAGTACGAATTGTTTGTGGAGTTCACTGGGCTCATTAG CTGGTGCAAGGGAGCTAGCATTGGATGGCATAGTGATGACAACAGAGATCATCTCAAACAAAGGGATTTCTCG GCTGTTTGCTACTTGAATAATTATGAGGTGGATTTCCTAGGAGGTCTGTTTCACTTCCAGGATGGGGAACCCTCAACAATTGCACCTATGGCTGGG ATTAGTGAAGGAGAAAGAATTACCCTTGCTTTGTGGTTTAGCCGTGATGCTTCTCATGATGAGGATGCTAATCTCCTAAAATCTCTTTCCAACTGTTCGCTAAGCAGTCACATCTGCTCGATTGCATCTTGTTTTCCTATGCTAGCATCAAGTAATATGTACTGGTTTCCTCCTGAAGAAGCTTCAAGATTCCAGACAGGATTCAACATATGCTCTGCAAGATTATATACTCTTGGATTCAATGTTTGTTTCTCCGACAACCCTGACAAAGAATGTCACCTCGCAGCAAGAGATTCATGTTCCATATATCTGAAATTATTGGAGGAGCCTTTGAATTTGACATATGGAGATGAATTAGTAACAAGGGGATTTGTCAACATATTGCATGCCCTTCAG GTGGTACAGTTTTACTATTGGAAGGCTTCAGAGTTGGAGACGACTGAATCTATCGATACAGTGCCGCTGTCTGAATTGCAGCAACAGACGATTACTCGCCTGAGAGCCGTGCTTCTCAAGGATCTTCAACTCGCAGAAACACTTGTCGGATGTATCAACGGTAGCATCTCGCAAAGGCCACTCGAGAGGTTAAGGTACAGTTTTTCTGCTGTAGTTTGTGAGTGGGAAGCTTATACCTTAAAGCTGCGCAATGAACTTGTTATGAGCTTACCATTTTGGAGAGCACATCATTTTATTTTCTCCACAGCTAATCTTCATTGA
- the LOC131009797 gene encoding uncharacterized protein LOC131009797, which yields MDPDEIQRLVDHLKLTEEADEATVALPATLTEDLKSNTKFCLVGKVFAGKQISRDQLLLHLPNILLTQQRIDIEIVGANIFIVKFTSLLDKKHALHGGPWHFFQDMLALAEIEGFQSPADVKFDTFTGWIQCHNLPLACMHPRVVRKIGEQIGTVEEVDLGVGGQCWGRFARVRVRWSLSQPLKRCVRLLPDGEMQGAIILLLYEKLPNFCFKCGKIGHILRFCEETGNVQDELKYGTWLMAPKPNEVKRKQSHMPKHTATSHTSSTQGATHSTNEIMRREVSEKKREEEVSQLLVIREPIEEVSGELLSVDPGEGKEGSKRRASSKGKVLNDKNKGGEKSSTWKRRAREKKGESGQEGVLREPERGRGRGGRGGRGGRGMGGVSRELGGENEGVQSSFENGEGVLQIEGGNEAISVGKKRTGSFAEAEEATAPLKKIPRTNDNSFNAITAEAAEQPCRAQ from the coding sequence ATGGATCCTGACGAGATACAGAGGCTGGTGGATCATCTTAAATTGACGGAGGAGGCGGATGAAGCTACGGTTGCTTTACCGGCAACTTTAACGGAAGATTTGAAGAGTAATACAAAGTTCTGCTTGGTGGGGAAGGTTTTCGCTGGAAAACAGATCAGTAGAGATCAATTATTACTTCATCTCCCGAACATTCTTCTAACACAACAACggatcgatattgagattgtgGGGGCTAACATATTCATTGTCAAATTTACGTCCCTCTTGGATAAAAAGCATGCTTTGCATGGAGGTCCATGGCACTTTTTCCAAGATATGCTTGCCCTTGCTGAAATTGAGGGATTTCAAAGCCCTGCGGATGTTAAGTTCGATACTTTTACTGGGTGGATACAATGTCATAATCTCCCTTTGGCATGTATGCATCCAAGAGTTGTTCGTAAGATTGGAGAACAAATTGGAACGGTTGAAGAGGTGGACCTAGGGGTTGGGGGTCAATGTTGGGGAAGGTTTGCGAGGGTTAGGGTCAGATGGTCCTTATCCCAACCTCTCAAAAGGTGTGTGAGATTGCTACCGGATGGGGAGATGCAAGGCGcgattattttacttttatacgAGAAACTACCCAATTTTTGCTTTAAATGTGGGAAGATAGGACATATCCTGCGTTTTTGTGAGGAAACCGGTAACGTACAAGATGAATTAAAGTATGGCACATGGCTCATGGCTCCGAAACCAAACGAAGTCAAGCGAAAACAGTCACACATGCCAAAACATACTGCTACTTCGCATACTAGTTCGACACAGGGGGCGACTCACTCGACTAATGAAATAATGAGAAGGGAGGTgtcggagaagaagagagaggaggAGGTGAGCCAACTGCTGGTAATCAGGGAGCCCATAGAGGAGGTTTCTGGGGAGCTATTGTCTGTTGATCCTGGCGAAGGAAAGGAGGGTAGCAAGAGGAGGGCTTCCTCGAAGGGGAAGGTTTTAAACGATAAGAACAAAGGGGGAGAAAAGAGTTCTACTTGGAAACGAAGGGCGAGGGAGAAGAAGGGAGAGAGTGGACAGGAAGGGGTTTTGAGGGAGCCGGAGAGGGGACGAGGGCGAGGTGggagaggaggaagaggagggaGAGGTATGGGGGGTGTTTCAAGGGAGTTGGGAGGAGAGAATGAGGGAGTTCAGAGTTCCTTTGAGAACGGTGAGGGTGTGCTTCAGATTGAAGGGGGGAATGAGGCTATCTCAGTTGGAAAGAAAAGAACAGGGAGCTTCGCCGAGGCTGAGGAGGCGACGGCTCCGTTGAAGAAGATTCCTCGCACAAATGACAACTCTTTTAATGCAATAACGGCGGAGGCTGCGGAGCAGCCCTGCCGAGCACAATGA
- the LOC131010598 gene encoding uncharacterized protein LOC131010598 isoform X1, translating to MAERRRLILRNFLSPEICKELEFIHKSCCTIGYRPNVFSTTLSHLIATNSPHLIMPFVPIRERLKEKVEEYFGCEYELFVEFTGLISWCKGASIGWHSDDNRDHLKQRDFSSCWKSTYNEFGNRLSCISDSTLCLGTIAYTEVKAVCYLNNYEVDFLGGLFHFQDGEPSTIAPMAGDVVIYTADERNIHSVSEISEGERITLALWFSRDASHDEDANLLKSLSNCSLSSHICSIASCFPMLASSNMYWFPPEEASRFQTGFNICSARLYTLGFNVCFSDNPDKECHLAARDSCSIYLKLLEEPLNLTYGDELVTRGFVNILHALQVVQFYYWKASELETTESIDTVPLSELQQQTITRLRAVLLKDLQLAETLVGCINGSISQRPLERLRYSFSAVVCEWEAYTLKLRNELVMSLPFWRAHHFIFSTANLH from the exons ATGGCGGAGCGCCGCCGGCTAATCCTTAGGAATTTCCTCTCACCGGAAATCTGCAAG GAATTGGAGTTCATACACAAAAGCTGTTGCACAATTGGGTACAGGCCCAATGTCTTCTCCACCACTCTCTCCCATCTCATCGCCACCAACTCTCCCCATCTCATCATGCCCTTCGTCCCCATTCGAG AGAGGTTGAAGGAAAAAGTGGAGGAATATTTTGGATGTGAGTACGAATTGTTTGTGGAGTTCACTGGGCTCATTAG CTGGTGCAAGGGAGCTAGCATTGGATGGCATAGTGATGACAACAGAGATCATCTCAAACAAAGGGATTTCTCG AGCTGTTGGAAGAGTACATATAACGAATTTGGAAATAGATTGAGTTGCATTTCGGACTCAACACTGTGTCTGGGAACCATTGCATATACTGAAGTTAAG GCTGTTTGCTACTTGAATAATTATGAGGTGGATTTCCTAGGAGGTCTGTTTCACTTCCAGGATGGGGAACCCTCAACAATTGCACCTATGGCTGGG GATGTTGTAATATACACAGCAGATGAAAGAAATATTCACTCTGTTAGTGAG ATTAGTGAAGGAGAAAGAATTACCCTTGCTTTGTGGTTTAGCCGTGATGCTTCTCATGATGAGGATGCTAATCTCCTAAAATCTCTTTCCAACTGTTCGCTAAGCAGTCACATCTGCTCGATTGCATCTTGTTTTCCTATGCTAGCATCAAGTAATATGTACTGGTTTCCTCCTGAAGAAGCTTCAAGATTCCAGACAGGATTCAACATATGCTCTGCAAGATTATATACTCTTGGATTCAATGTTTGTTTCTCCGACAACCCTGACAAAGAATGTCACCTCGCAGCAAGAGATTCATGTTCCATATATCTGAAATTATTGGAGGAGCCTTTGAATTTGACATATGGAGATGAATTAGTAACAAGGGGATTTGTCAACATATTGCATGCCCTTCAG GTGGTACAGTTTTACTATTGGAAGGCTTCAGAGTTGGAGACGACTGAATCTATCGATACAGTGCCGCTGTCTGAATTGCAGCAACAGACGATTACTCGCCTGAGAGCCGTGCTTCTCAAGGATCTTCAACTCGCAGAAACACTTGTCGGATGTATCAACGGTAGCATCTCGCAAAGGCCACTCGAGAGGTTAAGGTACAGTTTTTCTGCTGTAGTTTGTGAGTGGGAAGCTTATACCTTAAAGCTGCGCAATGAACTTGTTATGAGCTTACCATTTTGGAGAGCACATCATTTTATTTTCTCCACAGCTAATCTTCATTGA